A section of the Manis javanica isolate MJ-LG unplaced genomic scaffold, MJ_LKY HiC_scaffold_25, whole genome shotgun sequence genome encodes:
- the LOC140847633 gene encoding olfactory receptor 5AN1-like → MIRKGNITEVTYFILLGFSDFPRMKAVFFVVFLVIYVTTLTWNLSLIILIRMDSHLHIPMYFFLSNLSFIDICYVTSTAPKMLSDFYLEQHTITVVGCAVQYFFFATMGLSESCVMTAMAYDRYAAICNPLLYSSVMSPTLCVGMVLGSYMASISGSVSQLCAILQLHFCGPNVIHHFFCDMPQLLVLSCTDIFSAKLILAIVTMIFAIISVLVILISYVYIVISIMKITTAKGRSKAFNTCASHLTAVSFFYISSSFVYLSSSSGGSSKFDRFASVFYTVVTPMLNPLIYSLRNKEIKDALKRLQRKGGYY, encoded by the coding sequence ATGATTAGGAAAGGAAATATTACAGAGGTCACCTACTTCATCCTCTTGGGGTTCTCAGATTTTCCCAGAATGAAAGCAGTGttctttgttgtgttcctggtgatctacgttacaactctgacttggaacctgagcctcatcatcctaataaggatggattcccacctccatatacccatgtacttcttcctcagtaaCCTGTCTTTCATAGACATCTGCTATGTGACGTCCACAGCCCCCAAGATGCTCTCTGACTTCTACCTGGAACAACATACTATCACCGTTGTGGGCTGTGCTGTTCAGTACTTCTTCTTTGCAACCATGGGACTGAGTGAGTCTTGTGTCATGACAGCCATGGCTTATGACCGCTATGCTGCCATTTGTAATCCACTTCTCTACTCATCAGTCATGTCACCCACCCTCTGTGTTGGGATGGTGCTGGGATCCTATATGGCTTCAATCTCTGGTTCTGTATCCCAACTGTGtgccattcttcaactccacttctgtgggcctaatgtcatccaccacttcttctgtgacatgccccaACTGTTAGTCCTGTCCTGCACTGACATTTTCTCTGCCAAACTCATACTTGCTATAGTAACAATGATCTTTGCAATAATAAGTGTCCTTGTTATCCTGATATCCTACGTCTATATTGTCATCTCCATTATGAAGATCACTACAGCTAAAGGCAGGTCCAAGGCTTTcaacacctgtgcttctcacctgacAGCAGTTTCCTTCTTCTATATCTCAAGTAGCTTTGTCTATTTGAGTTCCAGCTCTGGCGGGTCTTCCAAGTTCGACAGATTTGCATCGGTCTTCTACACAGTGGTCACTCCCATGTTGAATCCCTTgatttacagtctgaggaacaaggaaatcaaagatgcctTGAAGAGGTTGCAGAGGAAAGGAGGTTATTACTGA